Within Peromyscus leucopus breed LL Stock chromosome 16_21, UCI_PerLeu_2.1, whole genome shotgun sequence, the genomic segment gcgtgcactaccaccgcccggctacgcCTCACTTTCTCAACTCGACCACCCTGTTTGCCCTTCTGGGGAGCTCTGAGCATGAAGTGTGACATTGGCCATGGCCATGCCTCCTTGCCCCGACCACAGCCATTTAAAAgaagctcagaccctcccctCCCTGTTCCTGCACCTGTTCTTTCTGAGGCCCTGCCCCAGACTCTCCCCTGGCCCACACTCTCCCCTGCCCCAGATGCTCCCCTGCCCCAGATGCTTTCCTGCCCCAGATGCTCCCCTGCCCCAGATGCTCCCCTGCCCCAGACTCTCAGCAGGCAGTGGGAAGACAGGGAGCACTTAATTCCACAGGGACTCCCCCTCACCGCTGTAGGACCAGCTTGGGCTTGTGTTTGGTGGCCATTCTTAGTTCAACATCTCAAACCTCAAATCTCCCTCTGTCTGCTTTTCTGTTGACCCCTGGCACTGAGTAGGGCAGTGAAGAGAGATGAAGTGTACTGTCCCTTGAGGGATACACATCCGAACAGGGTGAGTCAGGTGACACACAGAGTGTGTCAAGAAGGGTGacagctgtgatcccagcactcgggaggcagagccaggcagatctctgagtctgaggccagcctgggctacagagtgagttccaggccaggacaACCCAGGTTAcactgtgagattctgtctcgAGAGAGAAAGTAAGGTCACGGGTGTGAGAGGGTCACGTGGGGTGGGGTGCAGCTTTGAAGGAAGTTATCTTTGTTACCTCTGTGGTGAAGCCTTTGTGACGTCAAACATGTGCtctttaaaagaacaaacaaataggATGTGGGttttggctcagttggtagagtgggAGCCTAGCCTTGGAAAAGCCGGGCTCCATCCCAATCACGCATACACTGGGTGcggtgatcccagcactcaggaggtggggcaaggaggtcaggagttcaaggtcagcctcagctatataACGAACTTGAGATCAGCTTGAGGCACATGAGACcccatgtaaaaacaaaaacagaacaaacaacaacaaaccacatgTCTAATGTGGGATGTGTGGAGACGCTATACAGAGCGCTGATGAGGGAGCTTCTGGGTATCTGCCAAACCTGACAGCCTGAGAGAGCCAGTTCTCACAGGTTGTCCGCTGACCTCCATTTatgtgctccccaccccaccctgtacACCCCCCACAAtcataatcataaaattaaaaataaaaaatttaaaagcatagctaaaaataaaaattagtggatgggctggagagatggctcagaggttaagagcactggctgctcttgcagaggtcctgagttcaatcctcagcacccacatggtatggctcacagctatctataaCTATAGTCCCATGGGATCCGATGCCCACTTCTAGTGTTTAGACTTGAAGAcaaaatatccatatacataagtacatattttttttttttttgagacaggttttttctgtgtagccctagctgtcctggatctcgctctgtagaccaggctggccttgaactcacagagctccgcctggctctgcctcccgagtgctgggattaaaggtgtgttccaccccCGCCCAGCAATAagtacataaattttaaaaaaattagttgaCAACACCAAATGCTACAAAGATGTAGCAAAACTCAATGTCTCCCACATTGCTGATGCGAATATAAAATGGGAGAgcagccattctggaaatcagcTCCATAGtttcttaaaacattaaatatacgTCTATTAACTGGTAGCTGCACTTCCAGACTTTTATCCTAGAGAAATGGAAACTCATGGCTGTATAGAAATGGTATGTAATTACTCATAGCAGCCTTATTTCTATTTGGCTCAAACTAAAAGCTACCAAAACATCTTTCAATAGGTGTTTGGTTAAACTGTGGTATATCCATTCAAAGGACTGCTACTCAGTAATGAAAAGGAATGGCAAATTGGTACATATGACTTGGGTAGATCTCAGTGGCATTATATTGGATGACAAGtagtcaatctctctctctctctctctctctctctctctctttttaaaaaaaagatctgtttacttattatgtatagtATTTTGCCTGAACatatccctgaaggccagaagagggcaccagatctcattacagatggctgtgagccaccatgtgggtgctgggacttgaactcaggtcctctggaagaacagccagtgctcccaaccactgagccatctctccagcccaaatagcCAATATCAATAGGTCTCATGAAGTATAATCTCATttatatgacattctcaaaaaatcATGGAGTTGTAAGACAGCTCAGCGTTTGCCGGGGTGGGGAGCAGGTGGCAGTGACTACAGAGGATCCCAGGGGAGACCCCTGGGACAGTTCCGATGGGGTAACGTATCGATGGCGGTGGCCGTTAGGAAGATCTGTCTGAGACGCAGACTCGCCTTGTTAGTGCCATCTCTCTAGTGCGGTGCTGCGCTGTGACTGGGTAAGGTGCGTCCCCTGAGGGAACGAGCCAGGGGACTTCTCACTATTTTTGCAGCTTCCTGtgaatttataataatataagtaaaacacaaataatttacttaatattttaaacttaatatgataaaatgtttcaaatgtgtgtgatggttttctgtatttttctttcttattttctttatttattttgtttttttgagactggatttctctatgtagccctggctgttttgaggctggcctcaaactcagagatcctcctgcctctgcctccccagtgctgggattaaaggcgtgcaccatcaagCCCGgttatttttctctattattttttaattttaatttttaaaattttaatgttttgatttacttttaataatagtttatgattatttaaaaataaaagctatggTGTTGGAGAAGCGACTCAGCGAGCCTCCTCAGGCAGGTGACCAGCTGGCGTGTTCAAGGAACACCTCAGAGCCCTTCATGGTGGGCCCTCGCTAACAGAGACAGGACGAGAGCGTTGAGGATCGGGGCAACTGCAGCagagcggggtgtgtgtgtgtgtgtgtgtgtgtgtgtgtgtgtgtgtgtgtggtgtgtgtgtgtgcgcgcgcgagtgtgtatgtgtgtgtgtgagtgtgtgtgtggtgtgtgtgtgtgagtgagtgtgtgtatgtgtggtgtgtgtgtgtgtgtgtgttgtgtgtgtgtgtgtgtgtgtgcctgtgtgtgcctgtgtgtgtgcctgtgtgtgcctgtgtgtggtgtggtgtgtgtgtgtgtgtgtgtatgtggggggggtgtggggggtgtggggggtgtggggggtgtgggggggtggttgtgtgtgtgtgtgtatgtgtgtggggtgtgtgtgtggggtgtgtgtgtgtgggtgggtgggtgtgtgtgcgtgtgtccaAGGACTTGGGCTTTTTACCTAGTGAGCGGCTGGTGCGGAGGAGAGAGGAGCCGAATATCTAAGGCTGCAGGTGTTCTGAACCAAGATACCACGGTGCCtgtgtggtcagaagacaactgtggaattgtctctctccttccacccacttcctgcctttttagggtttgaactcaggtcgctGGGCTTGTGCTGTAAGCCCCTTTACCCTCTAGACCATCTCACCAACCCCTTTTGCTGGGTTTggagagaaaactaaaaatactttctgaaggaggagggagggaaagggagggaagagagaattgGAGACAGCTGCAAGTTGGGGTTTGGAGGGAATGTGAGACCTTTGGCCAGGACCAAGGAAGCAGGTCTGGGGTAGGGAGAAAGTGGCATTAATGGGTGGGCTGGTGACTCCCCTTCACCATGGGGGTGGAGTGGAGAAGAGGGGGCTGGGCAGAATGTTTAGGAAGACTGAGAGAAGAgcctgacaagaaaaaaaaatccacgcgAGGTAGGAGTGGCTAGCCACGGCACGTGGTGCTTCCAGTTCAAGGCAGGGAGCATCGTCTCCTGGGTCCTGGCTGGGTCCCTGAAGGGCGCCATGGAGCACAGTGTGTCAGGGAGGTCACCATATGAGAGCAGACCCATCTCTCTACCCCAGGAGCATTCCATCAAGGTGCTGGAGCTGATCTCGACCATCTGGGACACGGAGCTGCATGTGGCTGGCCTCCGCCTCCTCAACAGCCTCCCGATGCCCGACTACGTGCACCCGCAGCTGCGGCGGGTGATGCCCGCCTTGATGGAGATCATGCAGTCAGACTATATCTTGTCACAGGTGCCTGCCCACaagacctccctccctcctcccccctcccccctctcccctcccccctcccccctcccccctcccccaggcctggaGCAGCACctagaggaaagagcagagaggTTCAAGCCACCCCCCTGCTGAGGCCCAGACCCGCCAGCCCTCTCCCCCTGTTCCTTATTCAGGTACAAGCTGTCCGCCTCCTGAGTTACCTGGCCCAGAAGAGCGACCTTCTCTATGACATTCTCAACTGCCAGGTgaaaggagatggagatgggCTGATGGGACGCTGATGCAGGTGTCGGGAGGGTTATGGTCACtgggtagatttttttaaaattattttttaatgtgtgtgggtgttcgcgtgtgtctgtgcatcacctgtgtgcagtgcctgtgggggccagcagagggcgtcagaacccctggaactggagctccaGAGGGTTCTGAGCCACCCACGTCAGTGCGGAGACtccaatccaggtcctctgcaaaagaagCTAGAGCTCTTAATCGctaagccatccttccagcctcaTACATTGAGTCTTCACCTTAATCTCAGGAAATCACTCCTGTTCTCCGACCATGATGTAATTTCTCTGGAAAATGATAACGAAAGGGAAAGGCGGATGTAGGTTACCAGCGGGGAGCCAAGGAGAAGCATTAGAACATGCCGGAGCTCACGGGTTCTCTTGTACCCTTGTACCCGCCCCCCACAGGTGCACTCCAACTTCCTGAACCTCTTCCAGTCCTCGCAGCCGGGAAGCCTGCTGTTCGAGGTGCTGGTATTTGCGGAGCGGCTGAGCGAGGGTCGGAACGCAACCCACTACCGAGCAGTGAAATGGCATTACAACGAACAGTCCCTGCACGAAGCCCTCTTTGGGGACGAGTCCAGACTGGCAGACCGCCTGCTTTCCCTGGTCATCCACCCTGAGGAGGAAGTCCAGATCCAGGCCTGCAAAGTCATAGTCAGCTTGCAGTGCCCGCAGGACTTGGGGTGCCGGCCCTCCACCTGCCGTCCCAGCCATTCCTACTTTAAAAACGGGGAGTAACGTTGAGGAGAACCAATAAATGCGTAAGGGAGGGAAGCGTGAGGCTTCTGGAAGCACTCGTCAGTCCGTGGCCTCCCAGGGCCTGGGTGGAGGCGCTGTTCATCAGGACCTCCGCCTAGGCCGTGGCACAGCATGGGCGAGTCTCCCAAACACACCCCACTTTTGTGTTTGGGAGACTGACTCCCTCCTTCTGTGGCTGCTCTtcaaatctgtttttctttttccatttttttttgtggatggtgtgtgtgtgtgtgtgtgtgtgtgtgtgtgtgtgtgtgtgtatgcatgcatgtttccGTGTGTGGTCACATGTGCgcgtttgtgtacatgtgtgtgcttgtgcatgtggaggctctCTCTCCGTGTcaggctccacctcctccaccttaTTCGCTGAGGTGGGGTGTCTCAGTCAAACCCACTCACTAATGTGGCTAGCCTCACCAGCTAGTTCATTCTGGGGATCCCGTCTCTGCCTTCAAGgctaggacagacagacagccactCTGCCCACCTGGCATTTGCACTGGTTCTGAGGACTCTGAACTCGTTCTCACGTTCACATGGCAAGTACTTTGATCCCCCAAGTTGTCTCCCAGATG encodes:
- the Armc12 gene encoding armadillo repeat-containing protein 12 isoform X2; the encoded protein is MFSAGALLLAPTSTQDSTEDMGKTIPRCLQQLDLRKSVVGLATGAGAIYLLYKAIRAGIKCQPPLCSNSPICIARLAIERERHGRDSGEIRRLLNSLECKQDEYAKSMILHSITRCVYLLEAEASACTTDDICLVGEMLDDKDNSVKIQALNALKAFSGIRKFRLKIQEHSIKVLELISTIWDTELHVAGLRLLNSLPMPDYVHPQLRRVMPALMEIMQSDYILSQVQAVRLLSYLAQKSDLLYDILNCQVHSNFLNLFQSSQPGSLLFEVLVFAERLSEGRNATHYRAVKWHYNEQSLHEALFGDESRLADRLLSLVIHPEEEVQIQACKVIVSLQCPQDLGCRPSTCRPSHSYFKNGE